GAGCGGATTGTAAAAACCTTTAATGACCGGACACTTTTGTATGTATCACCGGAAATGCTCCAGAGTAACTGGCTCATGTATCATTTGAAAAAGCACAGGGTCGGTCTTTTTGTAGTTGATGAAGCCCATTGTATATCCCAGTGGGGACATGAATTCAGAACGGATTACCTGAAGCTGGCTGCAATCCGCGAATCACTGGGTCAGCCCGGATGCCTTGCTCTCACAGCGACAGCAACACCTGCTGTGCAAAAAGACATTGTCAGCCACTTGAATATGACGGGAACGAGGGAGCATATCTACTCAGTGGACAGGCCCAATATATCCCTCCATGTTAAAAAAGCAGCCGGTTATGAAGAAAAAATCACACTTATTAAAGATGCGGTTCTTGATTTTAAAAAGCCGGGTATTGTTTATACGGCAACCAGAGCAGAGGCGGAAATGCTCTCTCAGATAATAAAAAATCAGACATCAATCAGGACAGCATCCTATCATGGAGGAATGGAAGGAGAGGATAGGATTCTCGTCCAACAGCAGTTCATTCGTGATGAGCTTGATGTTGTTTTTTGCACGAATGCCTTTGGAATGGGGATTAATAAATCCAATATTCAATTCGTCCTTCATGCACACATCCCTCAGTCTGTAGAGCACTACGTACAGGAAACAGGCCGGGCAGGAAGGGGAGGGGGACAGAGTGCGGCTCTCCTTATTTATACTGAAGAAGACCGGTATCTTCCATTGTCTTTTATAGATTATGAAGTACCATCTAAAGAGGAAGTAAAACACTTTTTTGCAGGTATTAAAAGTAGAAGGAAAAACGGGGACACCTCAATCTTGTTATCAGAGTTCCTGGGCCCTTTAGGTTTTGATGAAACAAAAGAACGCCTATTTCAATACCATCTAGAGTACTTTGGGGCGGTACGTGATCATCATCTCATGATTGAAAATTGCAGGGATGATTGGGAAGAGCGGCTGATCCGTTTTTTTGATAAGCGTAAAGTAAAAAAACGAAAGCAGCTCACGGCAATGGAAAAGGTCATTGAAACAGAGGGTAATTGTTTGAGGGAACAGGTCCTTGGCTACTTTGGAGAGGCGAAAAAAGAGAAGATCACTCCCTGCTGTTCTGGATGTAATGATAAGCCGGTATTTGCAACAGGGGCAGAAAGAGAAGAAGACCATTCAAATGACACAGGGACTTGGAAGGCGCTTCTTAGTGAAGTTTTTTGATAAGGAGGACACAGATTGAAATCCCACAAAGAGATTATTAACACCTTGTCCGATAGAGATTTACTTCTCAATTTATATATATCTCAGGCTGTGATGCTCCTTCTTGCACTGGTTTTTTCGAGATTTCTTCTCGGGAGCTGGCTGGCCCCCTTTGAAATGATTACATTTTCCGCAGATGCAGTGCTCCTGGGGTTTGCCATAGCCGCTGTAGTCGTAGCAGTAGAGCTTGTTTTTGTAAGGTATCTTCCAGGCTCTTTTTTTGATGACGGAGGCATTAATGAACGGGTTTTTAAAGACCGTTCGTTTTTTCATATTCTTATCATTTCCCTGACGGTTGCTGTATGTGAGGAAATATTGTTCAGAGGGGTTATTCAGACCTCTTTTGGAATTATTATTGCATCAGTTATTTTCGCGCTTATTCATTTCAGGTATCTCCATCAGCCTTTTTTGTTCGGGTTTACAGTTATATTAAGCTTTCTACTTGGATTTGTTTACTTATGGACCGGCAACCTGCTCACTGTAATCAGTGCGCATTTCTTTATTGACGCCATTCTTGGTCTGCTGATTCGTTATAATGTATTGAATAGGATAGGAAAAAATCCTTAGTTCTTACTATTTACATAAGTGGACAATTAAGGGAAGATAGTGTAAGACATATGTTAAAGTCCGAGGTGAAAAGAGATGCGCGCACAAAGCCGGCAGGATCTGCATAATAACGGGCAGGAACAGACTGGTTCCATTGATTTTTCAGAAATGGATGCCATGGATCTTCCCCCCAGAAGTGTCGTGAGAAAGCAGCGGGAAGCAGAAAAAAAACAAAAGAAAATAGAAGCAGAAGAAGAGGAACCGAATCAGGAAACCGTCCAGTTTCCTCTTGTAAGATTATTTTTACTGCTGTTTTTTATGCTTGTGATTACAGTCATAACCTACCCCATGTGGAGTGAGTTTTTTGCAGGGTAAAGCATGAAAACAAATTGTCCTCATATACATGATAAAAACGATGGAGGTTTATCATGGAAAGTGAGAGAAGAATGCAAAAAAATGAGAACCACATAGTCGTTAAAGCGCTGGTTAAAGCAAAAAGAAAAGAAGAGAAAGCGGAAAAAACAGTTATAAGAGCAGGTATCCTCTGTCTTTGTGTGCTGGCTCTGGCTGTATTTTATATGATTACGGCTGTTTTTCTTTCCCATCACTCTTCCCAGTACTGGACGGTCATGATTCATGATCCGGTCATGATTATCCTGATTGCCGTACTGGTATATACATTCGCCAATCTGAAAAACAAGAAAAAATCCCAGGATAAAGCTGAAAGGGATTTTGACAGGCTGAGAGAAGATGTTATAGACCGTTCATCAGACATATGGCAGCTACAGCATTCAACAGCCGACCGGGAGACATATTATCAGCACCTGATGAAGGAACATAATATTAATCTGTACCATAAATAGAAAATGAAACTTAGTTGCGGTTATCAATAAAGGCTGCCTCGGAATGTATTCCGGGACAGCCTTTTATTATGAACTTTTTGCCTCTACATTGGGGGAAGAAATAAGACCGAAAAATGCGCATCCGTTTCGCCGGAACCGCTGTCCGTGGATGATAACGCTTTCATTATCAATGTGTTCAATTTTTCCGTATGCTACAGTCTTGCAGGTAGTAATACAAAAGGCTTCAACAGGGTAGCCAAGCTTCATGTTACGGGCGAACTCCGCGTCAGTAACTAACGAGCGGTTTTTCCATTTATGCAGGTTCATCGGAATCCTCCTTACAGAATATTAAAATGTCAGAAAATTAAGAATCTTTATGTTTATTATACTGACTCCGGATCAGATGTGCAAGAGTCTGGAGAAAAAATAGGCGTTATCATCAAGAGGGGCAGAGACGTTACAACAAATACCTGCGGTGTACATATAATGAGATGAGTGAACAAAAGAGGTGAAGTACATTGAGTGATAAAAACAATCTGGGGAATGCTATTCTTCTTGTTGTCACCATATTTGTTTTTTTGAGTTTTACATTCGGATTTGGAGCCAGTTCCAATGGAGATGATGATGACTTCATTGTCATTCAGTCATAAACAGCAGGTAAGGCAGGTGTAGGAATTTGAGTAACAAGGGGAAAAACCCGAAGCAAAACGGTAAAAAGTCGTATACAGAAGACCTCGGCCCCTTAAGTCCTCAGCAGCTTGCTGTTATACTCGCTATGCTTACGAATGTTTTACGTGTAAAAGCGGTGTTGATAACTGTGGATCAGACTGTGGAAGTTGTTCTTCAAGGCAATCTGAAGCAGCAGAAAAAAGAAATCCAGAATATGCTTAACGAGTTGAGTGAAGATAAGGTCGATGAATGGATGAGGATGCTCCAGAAGTTCAACAGTGATTAAAGAAAGAGAGATCTGTATAAAAGGTTCTCTCTTTTTGGTTGTTTACAGGAGAATTTGTATTAAAATAAATGGGTGTGATGTATTTTAAGGTGATTTCCGATACAATGTAAGGGGTTACATAATGAGTTCAAAAGACGAATGAGGAGTGGATCAAGTGAATGAAATAAAATCAGATATTCAGATTGCTCAGGAAAGTAAAATGACGCCAATCAGAGACATTGTTGAAAATCTCGGAATAAGTGAAACTGAGTGGGAGCCTTACGGCCATTATAAAGCGAAGCTGTCACTCTCTCTTATGGACAGATTGGAAAAAAATAAAGACGGGAAAGTCATTCTTGTTACAGCAATCAACCCGACTCCTGCAGGAGAAGGGAAATCGACTTGTACTGTCGGTCTCGGCCAAGCATTAAATAAAATCGGCAGGCGTGCCATGATTGCTTTAAGGGAACCGTCACTCGGTCCTACTATGGGAATTAAAGGCGGAGCAGCGGGAGGGGGCTATTCACAGGTTGTTCCAATGGAAGACATTAACCTGCATTTTACAGGAGACATTCATGCAATTACGACTGCACATAATGCGCTGGCAGCCATGATGGATAATCATATACACAGAGGAAATGAACTCGGGATTGACGTGCGTAAAGTAGTCTGGAAGAGAGTCATGGATATGAACGACCGCTCACTCAGGGAGGTTGTTGTGGGACTTGGAGGGCCATTGAAAGGGGTGCCGAGAGAATCAGGGTTTGACATAACAGTAGCATCTGAAATTATGGCTATCCTGTGTCTCGCAGCCGATTTAAAAGACCTGAAACACCGCCTTTCAAAAATGGTCGTTGCCTACACATCAGACGATAAGCCGATTACTGCGAGTGATCTTGGGGCGGAAGGGGTACTGACGCTGTTATTAAAAGATGCGATAAAACCGAACCTTGTACAGACCCTTGAGAACACGCCTGCACTGATCCACGGAGGTCCATTTGCTAATATCGCGCATGGCTGTAACAGCGTAATGGCTACGAAGATGGCCGCAAAGCTGTCTGACTATGTTGTTACCGAGGCAGGTTTTGGGGCAGACCTGGGGGCAGAGAAGTTCCTTGATATTAAAACACGGGCAGGCGATATTGACCCTGACCTGGTAGTTATTGTAGCTACAATCAGAGCCTTGAAAATGCACGGCGGGGTGTCTAAAGACAACTTGAAAGAAGAAAACGTAGAAGCTTTGAAAAATGGACTGGCAAACCTCGAGAAGCATGTTGAAACCATTCGTCAGTTCGGGCTTCCCCATATCGTAGCCATAAACCGTTTCCTTCATGATACCGATGCTGAAATTGAAGCACTTACATCGTGGTGCAATGAACAGGGCATCAATGTTGTTCTGGCTGATGTCTGGGCTAAAGGTGGAGAAGGTGGCCGTGAGCTTGCCGAAAAAGCTGTAGCATTAATCGAAGAAAATGATAAAAACTTTACTCATATGTATGATGTGAACGAGTCAATCGAAGAGAAAATCAAGGCAATTGCAACGAAGGTATACGGTGCAAAAACCGTCGAGTTCAGCAGCTATGTTAAAAAGCAGATGGCTGATTATGCCCGTTACGGTTGGGGTAATCTTCCTGTCTGCATGGCAAAAACCCAGTATTCCCTGAGTGACGATCCGTCTAAACTTGGCCGGCCGGAAGGTTTTACGATTACAGTCAGAGAACTGAAACCTTCTATAGGTGCAGGGTTTATTGTAGCCTTAACAGGGGATGTCATGACGATGCCGGGTCTTCCAAAAGAGCCTGCTGCACTTAAAATGGATGTGGATGAAGAGGGCAGGGCCGTAGGTTTGTTTTAAATTAATTAAGACAGGATCGGTGAAGCTGCTTGAGGTTATCGGCTTCACCTGCTCTGGGCCCGGCACAGGGAAATATTATGTGCCGGGTTTTTACGTTTTAGGCTATCTTGAATGCAGAATTAGGGGAAGGGTGCATTAACCCCTCATTGAAGATCAACTTCCCATGATGTGATGAAAAAATCAGAGAAACAGGATAATTCAGCCGAAAAAAGACCGCATGCCTATTATCATGCGCCATGGTGCGATTAATTAGCGTGGGTGTCTGTGTTAAAGCTCATTGTTTTAAAATGTTGATTGGAGCGAATGCACAGCACTCCTGCGATAAAGCGAGTTCCGGGGGTCCCTGTCAAGCACGAGCCCTGCTTCATAAATAAGCATTTATTTAATTTGTCACATAAGGTTCACAGCCTTGCCGAGGAAGAAGCAGCATGATGAGGAGGCTCCCGCTGCTGAAAGGGGTGAAAGGAGCGGAGATAGGTTAGCAGAACTAACTCACTATTTAAATGGCATACCTGTTAATGATGAAAAAAGAAGCTTTTCAATTGGACAAATGGACGTTCCTCTTCAGGAGAATTGAATAACATAAAGAAGTACAGAAGAGGAGGTCAGGTGTGGGCAGAAAACAGCTTTTTCTTTATCTTGCAGGGTTTTTATCAGGCCATTATGCTATTTTATTTTTTAAAAACCAGCCTTATTACTCCATAGAGCTTTTAACAGCTTCACTGGTTTTTTCTCCCTTTTCGTGGTTTTTTGGAGCTTTTTCATTTGTCTTAGGTTTTCTTTGTTTTTCATCCTTAATTAAAGCAGAACATCAGGGGCTGTTTAATCTGATTGGCAAAAGACATGCTGTATTATTCCTGACAGCTTTGTACTTTATCCTTATGTTTAAATGGCCCGGTGTTGTGTTTGCTGGATTTGCATTGCTTTATGGTATAATGGATGCGCTCGATTTAAGGAGGAAGGAGAGGGATCAGTCATGATTTTCGCTGTTGCTGCAGGCGCTGTGCTGGTTTTGGTGCTGTGCTTCTTTCTTCTTACATACATGCGTTCTCTTGCATTTTCACACCATATTACGAATGAAACGATTACGCTTCCGGTTCAAATGGAAGACAATCATATTCTTTTTATCTCGGATATTCACCGGCGTCAGCTGAAGCCGGGATTTTTTCGGACGTTTTCAAAAACCCCGGATATGGTTTGGATCGGGGGAGACCTTGCAGAGCGTGGAGTAAATGAAAAGACGCTCAAACATAATCTGAAGGTTTTATCCTCAATTGCACCGGTTTATTTTGTCTTTGGAAATAACGATTACGAATGGCCTGAAGCTTCTTTTACACGTATTCTTCATCAATTTAATGTAACGATACTTAAGAATAGCGCTGTTACCTTTAAAGACACATGGACACTGAGTGGAATTGATGACATGAACAGAGGGATACCTGAATTTGAAACGGCATTAAAAGGCTCAAGGGGCCCGGTTATTTTGCTCAGCCATAACCCGGAGGCTGCATGGGCGGTTTCGGGCTTCGATAAGGTAGTGTGTGTGGTAAGCGGTCATACTCACGGCGGGCAGATCAGGCTCGGTCCTTTTGGAATTGCAGAAAAGGCAGGCTGGACTCTGAAGGGGGGCAAACCCGTATTTATCAGCTCCGGGTACGGTACGACCCAGATTCCTTTACGCCTCGGGACAAAGGCTGAATGTCATGTTCTCCGGATAAAAGGCTGTAGTTAAACGAAAGATGAAAAAAAGTTAAACAAATTTTACACAAGTTAAAGAAGTAAGGTATACTGAATCAAATGAAGGACGTAGATTACAGGCTTTCAGAGGTTGATATACATGTCCGGATAAATTTGTATTAGGTGGGATGAAAATGGGTCGTATTGAAGGCAAGTATAATATAAAAGCCGTCTCCAATATGCTGGGTATTCAGGCAGGGACTCTCCGGGCATGGGAAAGACGTTACGACATTATTGAGCCTGTCAGAAATCAGGCCGGCCACCGCTTGTATACAGACGAACACGTAGCTGTCCTGAGGTGGCTCATAAATAAAGTAAACAAAGGTTTTACGATCGGACAGGCGGTGGGCCTGCTGGAAGATCATGACCTGAATGACATGCCGGTGGATACTGCAAATGAAAATGACAGGGCTTCGTCAATTAAAGAAGAGCTTTTTCATGCCCTTCTCCGCTTTCAGGAACATAAAAGCAATCAGATTCTTGATCAGGCTTTTGGTATGTTTTCCATTGAAAAGGTCATGACAGACATCCTCGGGAAAATTCTTGTTGAAATCGGGGACAAATGGGAAGAGGGAGAGATTTCATCTGCCCATGAACATTACATTACTGCTTTTTTGCGTACAAAAATAGGGAGCGTATTTCACAACCTTCCTGTTGATGGTCTGCTTCCCAAAGTGGTCTGTGTCTGTGGTCCCGATGAAACACATGAAATCGGGCTGCTTATTTTCACTTTATATTTACGGCGCAGAGGATATGAAGTGATCTATTTAGGCAGCGGAGTTCCAAAAGAAGATTTGAATATCGTAGTAGATGAAGTAAAGCCGAAGATGGTGTTTATTTCCTGTACCATGACAAGGCATCTGAAAGGGACGTTTGAGGCTGCTGAAGACCTTAAAGAAAAGTTTGAAGGAGTACGTGTGGGTGTCGGCGGAAATGCTCTTATGAACTTAAGTGCGAAGGATGAAGAGAAATACGAAGATATGCTCCTCGGTTTTTCACCATCTGAATGGGAACAATGGATAAGAGTCTGACATATTGGGCGTTGTGTCGAACCAAATATTCCTCCTTTACATACTGTAGTAGTAAACACAGTCACCGTCGAAGTGAATTCCGGAAGTACAACGTCCGATCCCTTCTTCAAGTGACAGCCTTCAAGGAGGGTCGTCAATGCGCCTCGAACGTTTGGCATACGACAAAATTAAGATATTTCTTACATTCGATGATCTGAAGGACCGCGGTATTACTAAAGAAGAACTATGGATGGATGTACCAAAAGTACATGACCTTTTCAGAGAAATGATTGTGGAAGCGAGTAATGAGCTAGGCTTTGATCCTGATGGACCTGTTGTCGTTGAAGTGTTTTCCCTGCCAGCTCAGGGAATGGTCATCATTGTCTCAAAATCCAATGAAGAAATAGACAGTGATGACGAAACGTTCGACGACTCATATATAGAACTGCAAATTACACTGGGAGAAACCGAAGACATTGTTTATCAATGTCTCGATTTTGAAGATGTAATCCAGCTTTCCCACAGGCTGTATCAGCTTGGCATTATGAATGGGACACTTTTTTCCTATTCAGGCCATTACTACCTTCACTTTACTGATTATGATCTTCTTGGTGATCCTGACTCCTTTATTGCTGTACTCGCTGAGTATGGCCAGAGTTCCCATGTAACCATTTACAGACTGCAGGAATATGGTAAGCTTCTGATGAAAGATGATGCTGTGAAAAGAATTAAAGAGTGTTTTAAATAAGACACATGACTCCGGTACCGGAGTTTTTCTTTTTTACCAGGCTGTGTAAAAGGATAGAACTGGTGGAGTATGTTTTGGTACCGGCAGGCAAAACTGAAATGTATCCAGTGAAAGCCCTGGAGGATCTAGGAGCCGGGTTTATACTCCGTCCGGGAGCGAAGGACTTTATTTCGGAAGGTAAAAGAGAAAGAGCACTTGAGGCAGGCTGTTCCTTAGCCGTTTTTTTGTATGAGAGACCATTGGATAAAAAAATGTTTGTTAAAAAGGAAACAGTAGTGGAAAAATCACTTTAGGTTCTTTATAGTAGTAAATGTAAGACAGGATATTTATTATTTTATTTTACTATTTTACATATAACACGTTGAGGTGAAATCAATGGAAGGAAACGAAAAGCTCGATAAGGAGACAACCGGAAAGAAAGTGAAATCGGGAAAGCAGGATGTACTCCTCTCTACAAGGACTGTGGTTAAAACTGCACTTGATAAGCTTGGTTATCCACAGGAAGTATACGAGTTGATGAAAGAACCCCTGAGGATGATGACCGTACGTATTCCTGTTCGTATGGATGATGGATCCATAAAGGTGTTTACTGGTTACAGGGCTCAGCATAACGATGCTGTCGGTCCGACAAAAGGCGGTGTTCGTTTCCACCCGGATGTTTCAGAGACGGAAGTGAAAGCGTTATCAATATGGATGAGCCTGAAAGCGGGTATTGTTGATCTGCCCTATGGCGGAGGTAAAGGAGGGATTGTCTGCGATCCCCGTGAAATGTCCTTTCCTGAACTCGAACGCCTGAGCAGGGGATATGTACGGGCAATCAGTCAGATTGTCGGTCCTACAAAGGATATACCTGCCCCGGATGTCTTTACAAACTCCCAGATAATGGCATGGATGATGGATGAGTACAGCCGTATGAAGGAATTTGATTCACCAGGCTTTATTACAGGCAAACCGATTGTTCTAGGAGGATCTCACGGCAGAGAGTCTGCAACGGCAAAAGGTGTTACGATCTGCATAAATGAAGCGGCCAAGAAAAAAGGAATTAACATTGAAGGAGCCAGGGTAGTTATTCAGGGCTTCGGTAATGCCGGAAGCTTCCTTGCGAAGTTTATGCACGATGCGGGAGCGAAAGTGGTAGGTATTTCTGACGTTTATGGCGCCCTTCACGATCCGGACGGGCTTGATATAGATTACCTCCTTGACCGCCGTGACAGTTTCGGAACAGTTTCCAAGCTGTTCAAAGAGACGTTAACAAATGAAGAGCTTCTTGAACTTGACTGTGATATTCTCGTTCCGGCAGCCATTGAAAATCAGATTACAGAGATGAATGCCGACAAGGTCAAGGCGCAAATTGTAGTGGAAGCTGCAAACGGACCCACTACGATTGAGGCAACGAAAATCCTCAGCGACCGCGGGGTTCTTTTAGTACCTGATGTTCTGGCAAGTGCAGGTGGAGTAACTGTATCCTACTTTGAATGGGTACAGAATAACCAAGGCTATTATTGGAGCGAGCAGGAAGTTGAAGAACGACTGGAAAAAGTCATGGTCAATTCATTTGAGAATGTATACCGGCTGTCAACTTCAAGAAATGTGGATATGCGGCTAGCAGCATATATGGTTGGAGTTAGAAAAATGGCGGAGGCAAGCCGTTTCAGAGGATGGATTTAAGCATCGAATTTTTTTAATTACACGGGCAGCATACTCTTTAGTAAAAGATGATCCAGGGACCAGGTGTGGTACCGGATCATCTTTTTAGTCTGTTCTCGGAATACGATTTTTCGGAAGTCTCAGCCACTTCATCTCTTTCTTTACTCTAAAGGAAAGTACGAATAGCAACAATGTATACAAAAACAGCCGCTTTTTTATTACCCCCTGTATTCTTGCTTCCCAAATACTTGCACGAGGGCTCAAAAATATGTTTAAGTAATAACAGCACAAGTGAAAAAGGGTGATATACCAAGTGAACAGAGAAGATGTGATCATAATCGGAGCTGGGCCTTGCGGGCTCTCAGCTGCAATAGCACTGAAGAAAAAAGGATTTAATCCTCTCATTATTGAACGGGGAAACGTAGTAAATGCAATTTACCGTTATCCTACTCATCAGCAGTTTTTCAGCACCAGTGAAAAGCTTGCCATTGGCGGGATTCCCTTTTATTCAACTGAAAGAAAGCCCAAGAGAAATGAAGCGCTTGTTTATTATCGTGAGGTTGTTAAAGAGAAGGATCTCAGAATTAATGCTTTTGAGGAAGTTACATCTGTTTCTAAAGACCCAAACGGACAATTTCTCCTTACATCATCAAAATATGGTGAATCAAAAACCTATAGTGCCAAATATGTCATTGTAGCTACAGGATATTACGATTCGCCGAATTATATGGAGGTGCAAGGTGAAAACCTGCCTCATGTACGCCATTATTTTAAAGAAGCACATCCTTATTTTGATCAGGACGTCTGTGTGATCGGAGGTAAAAATTCCGCAGTAGATGCTGCACTGGAACTGGATAAAGCAGGTGCCAGGGTTACCGTTTTATACCGGGGTGAAGAGTACTCTAAAAGTGTAAAGCCGTGGATACTGCCTGAGTTTGACGGTCTCGTCCGAAATGGAGCGATTAACATGGTGTTTAACGCATGTATCGATGAGATTACAGAAGAGTATGTGAGCTATTCCGTCGGTAAAGAACAACATCAGGTGAAAGCAGACTTTGTTTTTGCTATGACCGGTTACCACCCGGATCATTCGTTTATTAAAAAGATGGGCGTTACAATAGATGATGACACAGGGCGTCCTGAATTTAATGCCGAAACAATGGAAACAAACTGTGAAGGGATATATATCGCCGGTGTAATTGCAGCCGGAAACAATGCAAATGAGATTTTTATTGAAAACGGACGTCATCACGGAGGCGCTATAGCCGCATCAATCATACTAAAAGAAGCAGGCCTTTAGGGCACTGCTTCTTTTTAATATTCAGCGTTGGAAAATCTCCTGAAGTCTTTCCTTATCAGATGTTTTTTCCAGTGCCACCATCAGTTTAAGTCGGGCTTTTTGTCCGTTTAGGCCGTTTGTGAAAATCATGCCCATTTCCTTCAGCTCTTTTCCGCCGCCTTCATAACCGTAAGTGTCCTGAACTACCCCGTTAAAGCACCTTGAAACTAGCACGATAGGGATTCCTTTATCAATAAGTGTCTGAAACGAAGGAATTGTTCCGGGGGGGAGATTCCCCTGGCCGAAAGCTTCGATCACAAGACCGTCGATGGGCATGTCACTAATTGAATTAAGAAGTTCTGCTTCCATACCTGCTACTGCTTTAAGGAGGAGAACCTTTTTGCGGACACTCGGAATGACAAAGCGCTGTCCAGAAACAGGGTGGTGGTGAAAATGAACGCCACGTTTGGAGACGATTCCGATGGGTCCGTACTGAGGGCTCTGGAAAGTAGCTATATTGCTCGTATGTGTCTTTGTTACATTTTTTGCTGTATGAATCTCGTCATTTAATACGACTAGCACACCTTTATCCCTTGCTTCCGAACTGGAGGCTGTTTTAATCGAACTGAGAAGGTTGTACGGGCCGTCAGAGCCAAGCTCGTTGCTGGAACGCATGGCACCTGTAATAACAACAGGTATGTCTGTCTC
This DNA window, taken from Alteribacter keqinensis, encodes the following:
- a CDS encoding asparaginase — translated: MKKILIIHTGGTIAMSEDAETGAVKPNPLNPLHDTVHAVEDAELVVEDFLNVPSPHMTPAHMVHLAKRIDKRVMDERIDGVVITHGTDTLEETAYMLDLILETDIPVVITGAMRSSNELGSDGPYNLLSSIKTASSSEARDKGVLVVLNDEIHTAKNVTKTHTSNIATFQSPQYGPIGIVSKRGVHFHHHPVSGQRFVIPSVRKKVLLLKAVAGMEAELLNSISDMPIDGLVIEAFGQGNLPPGTIPSFQTLIDKGIPIVLVSRCFNGVVQDTYGYEGGGKELKEMGMIFTNGLNGQKARLKLMVALEKTSDKERLQEIFQR